A stretch of the Leptospira harrisiae genome encodes the following:
- a CDS encoding TerB family tellurite resistance protein, whose product MAKKIVQNLKQVKGNKKRHPESIQSTLDIESDLHIEYAKVLLSLWSYACHADGQFKKKEGEIVGELVNVLFEPDCLLSGFQTQKKQVLDILSKTFENPLPMKTITKVVSDNDEYALNFFEDAVCIVASDGSLNQEEIRFLEDLATELKISHMDKVRVEKKYLS is encoded by the coding sequence ATGGCAAAGAAAATCGTTCAAAATTTGAAACAAGTCAAGGGAAACAAAAAGAGACATCCAGAATCCATCCAATCGACTTTGGATATCGAAAGTGACCTTCATATTGAATATGCCAAAGTCCTTCTCAGTTTATGGTCCTATGCTTGTCATGCTGATGGGCAGTTCAAAAAGAAAGAAGGCGAAATTGTTGGGGAACTTGTGAACGTACTGTTCGAACCGGATTGCCTACTCAGCGGCTTCCAAACCCAAAAAAAACAAGTTTTAGATATCTTATCAAAAACTTTTGAAAATCCACTCCCTATGAAGACTATTACCAAGGTTGTTTCTGACAACGATGAGTATGCTTTGAATTTTTTTGAAGACGCTGTCTGTATTGTTGCCTCCGACGGGTCACTCAATCAAGAGGAAATTCGTTTTTTGGAAGATTTAGCTACCGAATTAAAAATCAGTCATATGGATAAAGTCAGAGTTGAAAAAAAATATTTAAGTTGA
- the metG gene encoding methionine--tRNA ligase: MSKNILVTSALPYANGSIHLGHVLEAVQTDIWVRFQKLVGNNCYFFCADDTHGTPIMIAAKKAGKTPETMIEEVQKEHYKDLTSFGVSYDNYYTTNSEENKKFSESIYLTLKKKGHIVARNIEQSYCEHDKMFLPDRFIKGTCPKCGSKDQYGDSCEVCGTSYSPKDLKDSYCSICGTTPVLKESKHLFFKLQDFQSQLQTWIEGESRLNEGAQKKLKEWFTSGLQEWDISRDGPYFGFAIPEEENKYFYVWLDAPIGYMASAMNFLKDEKKFNEIWKEGKGEIVHFIGKDILYFHGLFWPAMLMGSDYQTPSQLNVHGFLTVNGEKMSKSRGTFINASTFAKYLDAEHFRFYLACRLGSGMEDVDISFDDFVSRVNSDLIGNLVNLVSRVSTSILDKMDRKLGSLSAEGKSLVSELLSKEGEICEAYESRNYSKVMREITGLGDKVNKYVNDYAPWNLIKTDVEKAREVVTTSLNCAKILFTYLAPVTPKIVNSVAQLFQVENLSFLNLKGTLENQVLGPYQMLSKRVEEKNISLMIEETKEAFLKANPEKSKSEPGKTAATPAGATTVSEDGFITIDELSKVELRVGQIIEANPVEGADKLLFVKVNLGEKGIKNVFAGIKASYTAEELVGKKVVVVANLKPRQMKFGLSEAMLLASGKEKTLSLFVPDRDAAPGDLLK, encoded by the coding sequence ATGTCGAAAAATATACTCGTTACAAGTGCGCTTCCCTATGCGAATGGTTCCATCCATTTAGGACATGTGTTAGAAGCGGTCCAAACAGATATCTGGGTACGTTTCCAAAAGTTAGTTGGGAACAATTGTTATTTTTTCTGTGCGGATGACACGCACGGAACTCCCATTATGATTGCCGCAAAAAAAGCAGGTAAAACTCCCGAAACCATGATCGAAGAAGTACAGAAGGAACATTATAAAGACCTAACTTCTTTTGGTGTTTCGTATGATAACTATTATACGACTAATTCTGAAGAAAACAAAAAATTCTCAGAATCAATTTATCTCACCTTAAAGAAAAAAGGACATATTGTTGCTCGTAACATTGAACAGTCGTATTGCGAACATGACAAAATGTTCCTTCCTGATAGATTCATTAAGGGAACTTGCCCCAAGTGTGGATCCAAAGACCAATATGGTGATTCTTGTGAAGTATGCGGGACTAGTTATTCTCCAAAAGATTTAAAAGATTCTTATTGTTCAATTTGTGGAACAACACCCGTACTCAAAGAATCCAAACATTTATTTTTTAAACTCCAAGACTTTCAATCCCAACTTCAAACATGGATCGAAGGTGAAAGCCGATTGAATGAAGGTGCACAGAAAAAATTGAAGGAATGGTTTACCTCTGGATTACAAGAATGGGATATCAGTCGTGATGGCCCATACTTTGGTTTTGCGATTCCTGAAGAAGAGAATAAATACTTTTATGTTTGGTTGGATGCACCGATCGGGTATATGGCATCCGCAATGAACTTTTTAAAAGATGAAAAGAAGTTCAATGAAATTTGGAAAGAAGGCAAAGGAGAAATTGTTCATTTTATTGGAAAAGACATTTTATATTTTCACGGACTTTTTTGGCCAGCGATGCTCATGGGATCCGATTACCAAACACCATCCCAACTCAATGTTCATGGATTTTTAACTGTCAATGGTGAGAAGATGTCCAAATCCAGAGGGACGTTTATCAATGCTTCTACTTTCGCAAAGTATTTAGATGCAGAACATTTCCGATTTTATCTCGCTTGCCGTTTGGGATCTGGAATGGAAGACGTAGATATTTCTTTCGATGATTTTGTATCTAGAGTCAATTCCGATCTTATTGGAAATCTTGTGAATCTAGTCTCTCGTGTGTCTACGTCTATCTTAGATAAAATGGATCGTAAACTAGGTAGTCTTTCTGCAGAAGGAAAATCATTAGTTTCGGAACTTTTATCCAAAGAAGGTGAAATTTGTGAGGCATATGAGTCGCGTAACTACTCAAAGGTGATGAGAGAAATCACAGGCCTTGGTGATAAAGTTAATAAATACGTAAACGATTATGCTCCATGGAATTTAATCAAAACGGATGTGGAAAAAGCAAGAGAGGTCGTGACTACTTCTCTCAATTGTGCAAAGATACTATTTACTTATTTAGCACCAGTCACTCCTAAAATTGTAAATTCGGTGGCTCAGCTTTTCCAAGTGGAAAATTTAAGTTTTTTAAATTTGAAAGGAACACTGGAAAATCAAGTCCTTGGGCCATACCAAATGTTATCAAAACGTGTAGAGGAAAAAAATATTTCACTTATGATTGAGGAAACAAAAGAGGCATTTCTCAAAGCAAATCCAGAGAAATCAAAATCTGAACCTGGTAAAACAGCTGCCACTCCAGCGGGTGCAACAACTGTTTCGGAAGATGGATTCATTACCATAGACGAACTTTCTAAAGTTGAACTTCGTGTGGGACAAATTATAGAAGCAAACCCTGTGGAAGGCGCCGACAAACTTTTGTTCGTAAAGGTAAATCTCGGAGAAAAAGGAATCAAAAACGTTTTTGCAGGTATCAAAGCGAGTTATACAGCAGAAGAGCTAGTAGGAAAAAAAGTTGTTGTGGTTGCTAATTTAAAACCAAGACAAATGAAATTTGGGTTATCAGAAGCTATGTTACTGGCATCAGGAAAAGAAAAAACTTTATCGTTATTTGTTCCGGATCGTGATGCAGCTCCAGGAGACCTTTTAAAATAA
- a CDS encoding adenylate/guanylate cyclase domain-containing protein, translated as MATKSEQILREKEIEGIKFSLYGKIIIFSLLTIGTFFVAQTLFELLTIASISLALNLILYILSKFLKRGKYISFIGLFCVLIDLFIITILPFIWYNAVGGESQVPRTYLIKTYLHFIIAATLVMNAFSIQPIYPMIYALGVVISQAGILVYAQQDPRFVSTESFKEAFLGPAAHVNNYIMSMGIIGVLGFFLAYLTYRVRRTVLTAVTNEIKMSQLSRYFSPNVANQMGQADDDFFKPGGKESTVAVLFCDIANFTQISETLGPEKTMSLLSEYHSFMLDIVFGHNGTLDKFIGDGMMVTFGTPIPSRDDATNAIKAGVAMLQALSLWNEKRESNGEKPISIRIGIHYGPVIVGNVGVEKRLEYTVIGDTVNAASRLESLGKELKRNFLISKELYDHISLEFRQNLKIKSMGILSLRGKTKTTEILSLETN; from the coding sequence ATGGCAACAAAGTCAGAACAAATCTTAAGAGAGAAGGAAATCGAAGGGATTAAATTTAGTCTCTATGGTAAAATTATCATATTTTCTCTCCTAACTATTGGAACTTTCTTTGTTGCCCAGACTTTATTTGAATTATTAACGATTGCATCAATTTCTTTAGCTTTAAATCTTATTCTTTATATTTTGTCCAAGTTTTTGAAACGAGGGAAGTATATTTCTTTTATTGGATTGTTTTGTGTATTGATCGATTTGTTTATCATTACTATCCTACCTTTCATTTGGTACAATGCAGTTGGTGGTGAGTCACAGGTACCAAGAACCTATTTAATCAAAACATATTTACATTTTATCATAGCAGCAACGTTAGTGATGAATGCCTTTAGCATCCAACCAATTTATCCAATGATTTATGCTTTGGGAGTTGTTATAAGCCAAGCGGGAATTCTAGTGTACGCACAACAGGATCCAAGGTTTGTCAGTACCGAAAGTTTTAAAGAAGCCTTTCTTGGTCCAGCGGCCCATGTAAATAATTACATCATGTCTATGGGCATCATCGGTGTTCTTGGATTTTTTTTGGCATACCTTACATATCGTGTTAGGCGAACAGTTCTTACTGCCGTCACAAATGAAATTAAAATGTCTCAACTTTCCAGGTATTTTTCGCCGAATGTAGCTAACCAAATGGGGCAAGCAGATGATGATTTTTTTAAACCGGGCGGGAAAGAATCAACAGTCGCCGTTTTATTTTGTGACATTGCTAATTTCACTCAAATTTCAGAAACCCTCGGACCTGAAAAAACAATGTCCTTACTCTCGGAATACCATAGTTTTATGTTGGATATCGTTTTTGGTCACAATGGAACTCTCGATAAATTTATTGGAGATGGAATGATGGTAACTTTCGGAACACCCATACCTAGCAGAGACGATGCCACCAATGCAATCAAAGCAGGTGTTGCCATGTTACAGGCCTTATCTCTTTGGAACGAAAAAAGAGAATCAAACGGCGAAAAACCTATATCCATTCGGATCGGGATTCACTATGGTCCAGTCATCGTCGGAAACGTAGGTGTGGAAAAACGTTTGGAATATACTGTCATTGGCGATACAGTCAATGCTGCCAGTAGACTGGAATCTTTAGGAAAAGAATTAAAACGAAATTTTCTTATTTCAAAAGAATTGTACGACCATATTTCACTAGAGTTTCGACAAAATTTAAAAATCAAATCGATGGGCATATTGTCTCTTCGTGGAAAAACTAAAACAACGGAAATTTTATCTCTGGAGACAAATTGA
- a CDS encoding phosphoribosyl-AMP cyclohydrolase, whose amino-acid sequence MIQLPKEKEITIISKSSLNSNEVSLKVMTSDLAQDFVNHFDFTKKQLFIDCDEDALLEINPSLSNFNKRLLWESGSLKFSEEEWKLFQKTIPPLSPFLAQDLSGKDLMLAWGKKESLLSAVESGLGTYYSRSRKGKWVKGEESGHLQNLNAIYVHTNPFFVQYITNQIGAACHTGYYSCFFRELGANDSVSFVYTSKVGA is encoded by the coding sequence ATGATCCAACTTCCAAAAGAAAAAGAGATCACCATCATTTCGAAATCTTCTTTAAACTCAAATGAGGTAAGTTTGAAAGTGATGACTTCCGATCTCGCACAAGATTTTGTGAATCATTTTGATTTTACTAAAAAACAATTGTTTATTGATTGTGATGAAGATGCCTTATTGGAGATCAATCCAAGTTTATCAAATTTCAATAAACGTCTGTTATGGGAATCTGGATCTTTGAAATTTTCGGAAGAAGAATGGAAATTATTTCAAAAAACCATTCCGCCGCTTTCTCCGTTTCTTGCACAAGACCTCTCGGGAAAAGATTTGATGTTGGCTTGGGGGAAAAAGGAAAGTCTTTTGTCGGCAGTAGAATCCGGACTTGGTACTTACTATAGTCGTTCTAGAAAGGGAAAGTGGGTGAAAGGAGAAGAGTCGGGTCATCTTCAAAACCTAAATGCAATTTATGTACATACTAATCCTTTTTTTGTGCAATACATAACAAACCAAATCGGGGCAGCATGCCACACGGGATATTATTCTTGTTTTTTCCGAGAGTTAGGTGCGAATGATTCTGTTTCATTCGTCTATACAAGTAAAGTGGGAGCGTAG
- a CDS encoding rhodanese-like domain-containing protein, translating to MNRIVLIVLVVVCVIFIVYKLKTSLGGNPSLVKEKIDAGALVVDVRTVAEYQSGHFPGAINIPVDQVSKRLDEFGDKNKSIIVYCASGGRSGSAKSFLESIGYSDVTNAGGLSNMPNP from the coding sequence TTGAATCGAATTGTCTTAATCGTCTTAGTTGTTGTATGCGTAATCTTTATAGTTTATAAATTAAAAACTTCGTTAGGTGGAAATCCTTCACTCGTTAAGGAAAAAATCGACGCTGGTGCTTTGGTTGTAGATGTAAGAACCGTTGCGGAATACCAATCTGGCCATTTCCCTGGTGCGATTAATATTCCCGTAGACCAAGTATCCAAACGTTTGGATGAGTTTGGCGATAAAAATAAATCGATCATAGTTTATTGTGCTTCTGGTGGTCGCAGCGGAAGTGCAAAATCGTTTTTGGAATCCATTGGTTATTCGGATGTAACAAACGCCGGTGGACTTTCCAATATGCCAAATCCTTAA
- a CDS encoding nuclear transport factor 2 family protein produces the protein MNANEELIQKFYTAFQNKDGQTMVSLYHPEIEFKDPAFGHLKGKEAVAMWLMLIEKSQNLTIRFSNIKADDSQGSADWEADYSFSKTGRLVQNKIHANFTFKDGKIFTHKDHFSMWKWLGMAMGPVGYFLGWWPALGNKVRKEAVTGLQLYMKRKRM, from the coding sequence ATGAATGCAAATGAAGAGTTAATTCAAAAGTTTTACACGGCCTTCCAAAACAAAGATGGCCAAACAATGGTTTCCCTTTACCATCCCGAAATTGAATTCAAAGATCCTGCCTTTGGTCATTTGAAAGGAAAAGAAGCTGTAGCTATGTGGCTTATGTTAATCGAAAAAAGCCAAAACCTAACCATTCGATTTTCGAATATCAAAGCAGATGACTCTCAAGGTTCTGCAGATTGGGAAGCAGATTATAGTTTTAGTAAAACTGGAAGATTGGTTCAGAACAAAATCCATGCTAACTTTACCTTTAAAGATGGAAAGATCTTCACTCACAAAGATCATTTTTCCATGTGGAAGTGGCTTGGAATGGCAATGGGTCCTGTCGGTTATTTTCTCGGTTGGTGGCCGGCACTCGGTAACAAAGTCCGAAAAGAAGCTGTGACAGGTTTACAATTATATATGAAACGAAAACGTATGTAG
- a CDS encoding SRPBCC family protein: MKRIVLFAFGTSFLLIGLVVLFLAVGYFQNPKYHSETSEWLKAEPEDIWAYITDVRDLPNRRKDVVAIKILETKPDGTISKWEETPEMGGYMIFELRESIPDKLWKIELTDASFKMRGSWTYSLERKIPGTVVTITEDSEITSIPVRGAYFLAGRDATLQKEMELIHNRFSGR, from the coding sequence ATGAAACGAATTGTTCTCTTTGCTTTTGGAACCAGTTTTTTACTCATCGGACTTGTTGTTCTTTTTTTAGCTGTCGGTTATTTTCAAAATCCAAAATACCATTCAGAAACAAGTGAATGGTTAAAGGCTGAACCAGAAGATATTTGGGCATACATTACGGATGTTCGTGACCTACCCAATCGCAGAAAAGATGTGGTAGCGATTAAAATTTTAGAAACTAAGCCAGATGGTACGATTTCAAAATGGGAAGAAACACCAGAAATGGGCGGTTATATGATTTTTGAACTTCGTGAATCCATTCCCGATAAACTTTGGAAAATTGAACTAACGGATGCGAGTTTTAAAATGCGTGGGTCTTGGACGTATTCACTGGAAAGAAAAATTCCTGGAACAGTGGTTACAATTACGGAAGATTCAGAAATCACAAGTATTCCTGTAAGAGGGGCATATTTTCTGGCCGGTCGGGACGCTACTCTTCAAAAAGAGATGGAACTCATCCACAACCGGTTTAGCGGACGTTAG
- a CDS encoding alpha/beta fold hydrolase, producing the protein MALEENSLEDRLIKISTRDSNKSLMVNPDKIFIFPVPKTTFQFLENIWQSFANKMVSLVDFNDDPIFNFSIFEVIDQDEMKIVATATHFKLKEIAERRRIPGIEEYIKKSRPIHLADPRNESAGFIRKSIIDFNKGLRPEVTFINLKEEEIHPEKKVLLSETMNHAIGIPLFVNENPIGILWGITKDPIPEEKIRPLTLQLYSLFDVIEFVVAKEMESGNDHYIAQKNIEKADTVSNSRNLFYTTTKDQKEPVTSIIFKSHQYNIEYRMDASFIIPTTDGYAVSLKSFTPEKLNNTGKNILLIPGFFCRRSVMDKLAKELALKYGYRVFLMDMRGRSRQTMPKHGKKEGWTVDNYIQDDFPEILRWIRWHYPSERTVVLGHSMGGMIPRFYVSSYEKIKELKEEFNLPKPEEYIAGIVSITSPNYISLKSNFIGLDTLKRGFSMLPHKMISDMILSMASFSMQATIQTIDLKKFFKLILNLHSSLRSFSYNIGTKVLTIKDFVGYKEITPPEWYFLMEDVFCEESVSVIMQFFQSQISNERSFWSNDGRINYTENFLNNFNMPIYSVVGTVDKIVPEESLTELKDLKSENKVITYYEQGHLGIIFHGETVRKICKGIDEWIQGLK; encoded by the coding sequence ATGGCACTTGAAGAAAATTCGTTGGAAGATCGTTTGATCAAAATTTCTACCAGAGACAGCAATAAAAGCCTCATGGTAAACCCGGACAAAATCTTTATTTTTCCGGTTCCAAAAACTACGTTTCAATTTTTGGAAAATATTTGGCAATCCTTCGCTAATAAAATGGTTTCCCTTGTTGACTTCAACGACGATCCCATTTTTAACTTTTCCATTTTTGAAGTCATTGACCAAGATGAAATGAAAATTGTGGCCACTGCCACCCACTTTAAACTCAAGGAAATTGCAGAACGTAGAAGAATTCCAGGCATTGAAGAATATATCAAAAAATCGCGCCCCATCCATTTGGCTGATCCGCGTAACGAGTCTGCCGGTTTTATTCGAAAGTCTATCATTGATTTTAACAAAGGACTGAGACCAGAAGTCACTTTTATCAACCTCAAAGAAGAAGAAATCCATCCTGAGAAAAAAGTGTTACTTTCTGAAACGATGAACCATGCGATTGGGATTCCTCTCTTTGTAAATGAAAACCCAATTGGTATCCTTTGGGGAATCACGAAAGATCCAATCCCTGAGGAAAAAATTCGTCCACTCACTCTCCAACTTTATTCCTTGTTTGATGTGATCGAGTTTGTTGTCGCAAAAGAAATGGAATCGGGAAATGACCATTACATTGCTCAAAAAAATATCGAAAAAGCAGATACAGTTTCCAATTCAAGGAATTTGTTTTACACAACCACAAAAGACCAAAAAGAACCAGTCACTTCTATTATCTTTAAATCTCATCAGTATAATATTGAATACAGAATGGATGCATCCTTCATTATTCCGACGACTGATGGTTATGCGGTATCTTTAAAAAGTTTTACACCTGAAAAATTAAACAATACAGGAAAAAATATTTTATTGATTCCTGGATTTTTTTGCAGACGTTCCGTTATGGATAAACTTGCCAAAGAACTCGCTCTAAAATATGGTTATCGTGTTTTCCTGATGGATATGAGGGGAAGGTCCAGACAAACCATGCCAAAACATGGAAAAAAAGAAGGATGGACAGTTGATAATTACATCCAAGATGATTTTCCGGAAATTTTGCGTTGGATCCGTTGGCATTATCCAAGTGAAAGAACAGTAGTTCTTGGTCACAGTATGGGAGGAATGATCCCTCGTTTTTATGTATCTTCTTATGAAAAAATCAAAGAACTAAAAGAAGAGTTTAATTTACCAAAACCTGAAGAATACATTGCAGGAATTGTTTCGATCACTTCACCAAACTATATTAGTTTAAAATCCAACTTCATCGGACTTGATACTTTGAAACGTGGGTTTAGTATGCTTCCGCATAAAATGATTTCCGATATGATTTTGAGTATGGCAAGTTTTTCTATGCAAGCCACGATCCAAACCATTGACTTAAAAAAATTCTTTAAACTAATTTTGAACTTACATTCGAGTTTACGAAGTTTTAGTTATAATATTGGAACCAAAGTTTTGACAATCAAAGACTTTGTGGGTTATAAAGAAATCACACCTCCGGAATGGTATTTTCTCATGGAAGATGTGTTTTGCGAAGAGTCTGTCTCCGTAATTATGCAGTTTTTCCAAAGCCAAATTTCTAACGAAAGGAGCTTCTGGTCAAACGATGGTCGTATCAATTATACGGAAAACTTTTTAAACAACTTCAATATGCCAATTTATAGTGTAGTTGGTACAGTTGATAAAATTGTTCCCGAAGAAAGTTTAACCGAATTAAAAGATCTGAAATCAGAAAACAAGGTGATCACTTATTATGAACAAGGCCACCTTGGGATCATCTTTCATGGAGAGACAGTGCGAAAAATTTGTAAAGGGATCGATGAATGGATCCAAGGATTAAAATAA
- the thyX gene encoding FAD-dependent thymidylate synthase — translation MQQSDFESISRVSVPELDSILGKPFPILDDGFVRLVDYMGSDESIVQAARVSYGKGTKKVNEDRGLIRYLMRHRHSTPFEMCELKLHVRVPMDTWRQWIRHRMANVNEYSTRYSVAIDSAQTTLPGEWRVQSVGNKQGSDGYLESSKGDHLTKRETEFQKFATDIYNERLEMGVAREQARKDLPLATYTEAYWKIDLHNLLHFLALRMDDHAQLEIRLFAKTIGEQIVQKWVPNAWEAFVDYRLSALNLTKYDTQIIQALNTSGKEGAKQKAIELGLLDEQGSTAKKSREREELEYKLKDMGFAIPW, via the coding sequence ATGCAACAATCTGATTTCGAATCCATTTCAAGAGTATCCGTTCCCGAATTAGACTCAATTCTCGGAAAACCATTCCCAATTCTGGACGATGGGTTTGTCAGGCTCGTTGATTACATGGGTTCTGATGAATCCATCGTTCAGGCTGCACGCGTTTCGTACGGAAAAGGAACAAAAAAGGTAAATGAAGACCGCGGACTCATTCGTTATTTGATGCGCCACAGACATAGCACTCCCTTCGAAATGTGCGAACTAAAGCTACATGTCCGCGTTCCTATGGACACTTGGCGCCAATGGATTCGCCACCGTATGGCAAATGTCAATGAATACTCTACGCGTTACTCCGTAGCCATCGACTCGGCACAAACGACTCTTCCTGGAGAATGGCGAGTACAATCGGTAGGAAACAAACAAGGAAGTGATGGATATTTAGAATCATCCAAGGGTGACCACCTAACAAAAAGAGAAACTGAATTCCAAAAGTTTGCTACTGATATTTATAATGAAAGATTAGAAATGGGTGTGGCTCGCGAACAAGCAAGAAAAGATCTTCCTCTTGCTACTTATACAGAAGCTTATTGGAAAATAGACTTACATAATTTGTTACATTTTTTAGCTCTTCGTATGGATGACCATGCTCAGTTGGAAATCCGATTATTTGCAAAAACCATTGGCGAACAAATTGTTCAAAAATGGGTTCCAAATGCTTGGGAAGCCTTTGTTGATTATCGATTGAGTGCATTAAATCTTACAAAATACGATACACAAATCATCCAAGCACTCAATACCTCCGGTAAAGAAGGGGCCAAACAAAAGGCAATCGAACTAGGATTGTTAGATGAACAAGGTTCCACCGCTAAAAAAAGTCGTGAACGTGAGGAATTGGAGTACAAATTGAAAGATATGGGTTTTGCCATTCCTTGGTAA
- a CDS encoding FecR family protein: MVVRRIMSLRILLTLFSILLTSVSLSAEEFAVATFTRGKVSFLSSTDSSKLWKTLKVNDVLKPGDRIKTGNGSKADFFYKETEIRIQPNSDFTLKEWNTENKVAKAYVEKGAAWFRVSNFKKGNFEVSTPTTTAGVRGTAFGVFYEEKEKKGYTCVCEGLVNINGTEFSKGSGGALKEGATELEKNDYKDIITKEGATIQFREKRKEMPMLSRCLPCHKPVGWEDKSFTPDETYGKK, translated from the coding sequence ATGGTTGTTAGAAGGATTATGAGCCTCAGAATCCTTCTAACCCTTTTTTCCATCCTGCTAACCAGCGTTTCCCTATCTGCGGAAGAATTTGCCGTGGCGACATTTACTCGTGGGAAGGTGAGTTTTCTTTCCTCCACTGACTCCTCCAAACTTTGGAAAACTCTCAAAGTCAATGATGTTCTGAAACCAGGGGATCGAATCAAAACAGGGAATGGATCCAAAGCGGACTTTTTCTACAAAGAAACAGAAATTCGAATCCAACCAAACTCTGATTTTACGCTAAAAGAATGGAATACTGAAAATAAAGTCGCAAAAGCCTATGTAGAAAAGGGCGCAGCTTGGTTTCGTGTCAGTAATTTTAAAAAAGGGAATTTTGAAGTTTCAACACCTACTACCACTGCCGGTGTTCGCGGAACAGCATTCGGTGTATTTTATGAAGAAAAAGAAAAGAAAGGATATACTTGCGTTTGTGAAGGTCTTGTCAATATCAACGGAACGGAATTTTCTAAAGGGTCAGGTGGTGCCTTAAAGGAAGGAGCAACTGAATTAGAAAAAAATGATTACAAGGATATAATTACCAAGGAAGGTGCTACCATTCAGTTTAGAGAAAAACGAAAAGAGATGCCGATGTTATCTCGCTGCCTTCCTTGTCACAAACCAGTGGGTTGGGAGGACAAATCTTTTACTCCGGACGAAACTTACGGTAAAAAGTGA
- a CDS encoding protein-disulfide reductase DsbD family protein, translating to MVSEIQTFIESQLSSGSFSVYSFFFLALGGLLAGLLPCVYPLYPITAGILKSRVSKHKWSHPFVYYLGLAFMYAVFGLVAGLSGGAFNSFLRYPETQVFLSILLFVLGLSVAEFLYFPFFAGDLRNSANVSYANTFFLGLGAGLLSSPCVGPVVVSILVQLIAYQTEGISLFPILFTSLKMFVFGLGLGIPFLLIGVFGFALPKSGKWMKAVQWILALMILYFSFTYLEKAFVLWGFDSALSIKVFFTWTLTLVFLYLQKKEGLPHEKMKLALLQMGAFTSLIILILLLQSALWKLEPGSSHLRTNLEPIEFHGNLEWHRADSEVYRIAKETGKPIFIDFYADWCTNCKEFQKLTLTHKEWNQTFKNKAILWKVYDTDPIFEEFANNPNYPELKIGLPFFLILDSEGKMIYKSNDYLDTKGMIETIRKLR from the coding sequence ATGGTATCTGAAATCCAAACCTTTATAGAATCGCAATTGTCTTCTGGTTCCTTTTCCGTTTATAGTTTTTTCTTTTTAGCACTAGGTGGGCTATTGGCAGGCCTTTTGCCTTGTGTCTATCCATTGTATCCTATTACAGCAGGAATTTTAAAATCGCGAGTTTCAAAACACAAATGGTCACACCCTTTTGTTTATTATCTGGGTCTTGCATTCATGTATGCTGTTTTTGGACTCGTTGCCGGACTGAGCGGGGGTGCATTCAATTCCTTTTTACGATATCCTGAAACACAAGTTTTCCTTTCTATTTTGTTATTTGTTTTGGGTCTTAGTGTTGCTGAGTTTTTATACTTTCCTTTTTTTGCAGGTGACTTAAGAAATTCAGCAAATGTAAGTTATGCGAATACATTTTTTTTAGGACTTGGTGCAGGACTTCTTTCCTCTCCTTGTGTGGGTCCGGTTGTCGTATCGATACTTGTCCAACTCATAGCTTACCAAACAGAAGGGATAAGTTTATTTCCCATTCTTTTTACTTCTCTAAAGATGTTTGTATTTGGTTTGGGACTTGGGATTCCTTTTTTACTGATCGGTGTATTTGGTTTTGCCTTACCAAAATCGGGAAAGTGGATGAAAGCCGTCCAATGGATACTTGCTTTGATGATTCTTTATTTTTCTTTTACTTATCTAGAAAAAGCCTTTGTTCTTTGGGGATTTGATTCTGCACTTTCAATAAAAGTATTTTTCACTTGGACTTTGACTTTGGTATTTCTCTATTTACAAAAGAAAGAAGGTCTTCCCCACGAAAAAATGAAATTAGCACTTTTACAAATGGGTGCCTTTACTTCGCTGATCATTCTTATTTTGCTTTTACAATCCGCTCTTTGGAAACTGGAACCGGGATCTTCGCATTTAAGAACAAACTTAGAGCCAATAGAATTTCATGGAAATTTAGAATGGCACCGTGCAGACTCGGAAGTTTACAGAATCGCAAAGGAAACCGGAAAACCGATATTTATCGATTTTTATGCAGATTGGTGTACCAATTGTAAAGAGTTTCAAAAACTTACACTCACCCATAAAGAGTGGAATCAAACATTTAAAAACAAGGCCATACTTTGGAAAGTATACGATACAGATCCTATTTTTGAAGAGTTTGCAAACAATCCCAATTATCCAGAATTAAAAATAGGATTGCCTTTCTTTTTAATATTAGATTCTGAAGGAAAGATGATTTATAAATCGAATGATTATTTAGATACCAAAGGAATGATCGAGACAATTCGGAAACTGAGGTAA